One Williamwhitmania sp. genomic window, GATCTTATGAACGCAGGTTGCCTCTCGTGGTGCGTATAGGTGACATCCATACTCTTGTATTGGTAAGGGATCCATCGGGTCGTATGAATTGCTTTTCAAGCGAGTAGTTTTCAATTTGTCTGGTAAGGATTTTGTGGACGAGTTTGTTTTCAGTTTCAACATCAACTTCCTGTGTGATTTCCATCCAAGTTGATCCCTTTAATTGTATGGGGTCTCTTCCCAGTATTTCACAGAGTTTATTGTTGAATGTTAGCCATTCGCCACTAATTGAAATTTCTGCAAATCCAACTAAGTTTGACTCAAAGAAACTCCTAAATCGATTCTCCCGATCAGATAGCTGTTGTTCCGCTTTAACTCGTTGAGTGATATCGTGCGAGATAGCATAGCAAATTTTTCTGCCTTTAACCAAAAATGAGGAGAGGGCAGTTTCTGCATAAATTGTTTCACCATTCTTTTTTCGATGCAGCCGTATGGACTCGCGCGCAAAGCCTTCGTCGATGGCGTGGCGGATCTGGAGTGCAGTCTTCTCCTCCTCAGCCGTTAAGATGGTGTAAGATTTACCAATAATTTCATCTTTACTGTAGCCATATAAGTCAGTAAAGGATTCGTTCACCTCCGTTATTTCAAGCTTGTCGAGGTCGAACATAACTACTGAATCAATATTGGCTGAAAAAAGGAAGCGATATTTCTCTTCACTTTCGCGCAACTCGCGTTCCTTTTCAAGAAGGTCGGTCATATCCTGGATTATTCCTCTAACCCGTACGGTTACTCCATTCTGTTGAATGGGGAGAAACTTGAGTAAAACTGTTTTGTGGCGGCCAGATGTGGTCTTAAGGGATATTAACTCCTGAATACTTTTTCCGTGGTCTAGACTCTGGTTCAGTAGCGACTTAAATATGGATATGCGGTAGTCGCCCGGAACCATACGCAAATCCTCAATTTGTGTTATGTCTTTCTGCGAAGGGAGGTCTAGAATTCTATAGGTTTCTTCGGACCAGTGAATGGTGTTGGTATCTACTATATAATCCCAGCTGCCAATTCGTGCAAGTTGCTGGGTTTGCTTCAGAACTTCCTCTTTTTCTGTAAGCTGAGCCTCCATAGCTTCTCTAATTGAGAACTCTTGAGTTAACAGTTGGTTGGCATTTTCGAGTTCGCTTGTTCTCTCTTTTATTTTCAGCTCAATGGATCGGTAGCCTTCGTCCAACTTTTTGAAAGCCTGCTTGCGCTCATCGAGGGTAGTAGTTACTATTAGGATTGTGCTTGCAAGTACAAGTTGGAATTGCTGAATTGCTAGAAATCGTAAAATAGGGGAGGCAATATTGAAAGGAGGAGCATCTTTAATTCCGCTATAGGTTGATAGTAGCCAAAATGTGAAAATCCCTAAAAAAACTAGTTGTTTTGGGTAGCGCGACGATATCCAAAGCATTACCGGAATGGAAATGAAAATGAGCGAATTGTAGAATGCTGCCGAAGTCAAATTGTTTTTGAGAATGAGTTCAACAATGACAATGGTAAGCAGGTATCCTGAAAGTTCTAAGCGTTGAGTGAAAGATAATCGTATTGAGATCAACTCTTTAATGGTGAGGAGGATTGGCACAATAATAATTATGCTTATAAAGTTTCCAAACCACCATGTGGTTAATTCGAATGAGAAGTTGAGGACATTGGCATGTTCCGTGAAAGGGATATAAAATGTGCCTAAAATAGCTGAAACCAAGGTTCCTGCAAGGGCTGCTCCAAGAAAGCGGAACGTTCTAGATGTATTTGTTAGAATGGAATTATAGTCCCCCTTGCCCAGAATTTGAATAACAATGAAAACTTCTAAAACATTACCCACCCCAGAAATAATTGAAAATATGCTAAGCAGAATTGATGGTGTGATTTCTGACGACATGGCCATGCCGTAGCTGCTAGCAACTGCACCGAAAAAGATGCCTGGAAGAATCTTGTAGCCATACCGCATTAGGGCAAACATTGCAAAACCACTGGCGGGCCAGATGGGCGAAGCAATTCCTTGTACCTGGCCAAAAAACATAATTGGCAAAGCAAGTAGAAGGTAGATGAGCGCTACTAATAAATTTTTGGTAAGATCTTTTACCATAAGTTGACAAGTGAATCTTTACATTTAACAACATTTCAGACACTTTGTCAAATTTATTCCACCAATTGATGGATTGCTGTTACTAACGCATTAATCTCGGTGGTCTTCATTTCATGAAATAATAATCTTAATCCTTTATCCTTATAATCATCGATCTTAAATTTTTTATTGCACTATCAATAGACTTCTAAGCATTGACCTATATGATTCCTTTGGAATCAGTAGTCGTAACCACAATTATTCTGGTTAAATTTGGCATTCTATTGGCGACCATTCTCTCATTTTCACTTTCTTTGCATTTGCTGCATGCTTTGGTAACATAGCGAGGCAGCTTGGTGGCGAACTTCCATGTTAAGTGAAAGGAAATGCTTTGGATGTTTGAGGTTTTTAACTTTTCACAATTGTTGAGTAATTAAGCTACGAAATAGTGGAGTTCAAAATTGTATCCGACTTTATCCCAACTGGTGATCAACCAGAGGCCATTGAACAGCTAGTGGCGGGACTTCAGCAAGGAGAAAAGTTCCAAACCCTCTTGGGCGTTACGGGATCGGGAAAAACTTTTACTGTTGCCAACGTTGTTGCTCAAGTTAATCGGCCAATGCTGGTGTTGAGCCATAACAAAACGTTGGCTGCTCAGCTCTATGCTGAGTTCAAAGCCTTTTTCCCCAACAATGCGGTGGAGTATTTTGTGTCGTACTACGACTACTATCAACCGGAGGCATATCTGCCCGTTTCGGATACATACATTGAAAAGGATCTCTCAATTAATGAAGAAATTGAGAAACTTCGGCTTAGTGCCACCTCTTCCTTGCTTTCTGGTCGTCGCGATGTTATTGTAGTCTCCTCGGTCTCGTGCCTTTATGGCATTGGTAACCCTGAGGATTTTCATGCCAATACGGTTGAGGTGGTTGTTGGAAGCAGCATGGGGCGGAACAAGTTTTTGAGGTTACTTGTCGATGGCCTTTACTCTCGCAATGAGGTGGAATTTAAGAGGGGAACATTTCGGGTTAAGGGTGATACGGTTGATGTATACTTGGCTTACGGTGATTTGGCTTATCGCATTATCTTTTGGGGTGATGACATTGAGGCAATACAGTCCTTCGACCCCATTTCAGGGCAAACCATTGGCGATTTTGACAAGGTTTTAATTTACCCAGCAAATATATTTGTTACCACCAAGGAGCGCATGCATAAAGCAATTCGCCAAATTCAGGATGATATGGTTAAGCAGGTGGAGCATCTTCGGTCACTGGATAAGCCCTTTGAGGCGAAACGGTTGCAGCAACGAGTGGAATACGATCTAGAGATGATTAAGGAGTTGGGGTATTGCTCTGGTATAGAGAACTACTCGCGCTACTTCGATGGTCGGTTGCCCGGAACTCGTCCATTTTGCCTGCTCGACTACTTTCCGGCTGACTTTTTGATGGTTATTGACGAAAGCCACGTTACCCTACCTCAGGTAAGGGCGATGTATGGTGGCGATCGTTCCCGAAAGGAAAACTTAGTGGAATATGGTTTTCGCTTACCTGCCGCGCTGGACAATCGTCCATTGAAATTCGACGAATTTGAAGCCGTTGTTGGCCAAACTATATTTGTAAGCGCCACTCCTGCCGACTATGAGTTGGCCCGATGCAATGGCGTTGTTGTAGAGCAGGTTATTCGACCAACTGGGTTGCTAGATCCTGTTATTGAAGTTAGGCCAAGCCTTAACCAGATTGATAACCTCGTTGAAGAAATTCACAAGGTGGTGGGCCTTAATGAAAGAGTGCTGGTTACAACACTTACCAAGCGGATGGCAGAGGAGTTGACCAAGTACCTTGCCAAGCTAGATATTCGCTGCGCCTATATTCACTCCGATGTCGATACTCTTGATCGGGTAGAGATAATGGAAAATTTGCGAAAGGGTGTTTTTGATGTGCTGGTTGGCGTTAACTTGCTTCGAGAGGGGCTCGATTTACCGGAGGTTTCGCTGGTTGCAATTCTTGATGCCGACAAGGAGGGGTTTCTACGATCGGCTCGGTCGCTTACGCAAACGGCAGGGCGCGCAGCCCGTAACATTAACGGCAAGGTAATTATGTATGCCGACAAGGTGACTAATTCTATGCAACTGACCATTGATGGAACCAATAAGCGCAGGGAGAAACAGCTGGATTACAATGAAAGGATGGGCATTACACCACAGCAAATTGTGAAGGGAATCGGGACAACGTTTGTCGGCATGAAGCCATCAGGACTCAAGGGCAAGGCCTATGTTGAGCCGGAGAAAATAAGCGTGGCCGCTGATCCCGTTATTGCTTTTATGAAGCCTGACCAGCTGCAAAAAACCATCGAAAAAGTTCGGATAAACATGGAGGCAGCCGCAAAGGAGTTGAATTTTATTGAAGCTGCCCGTTTTCGTGATGAGATGTACGACCTCCAAAAACTTCTTTCAACTCGCAAGGACAAATAGATAATTTCGCTTCAAATGAATGCTTTTCTACTTGTTCTCTTCTATTTTATTGCTCCCATCATTATCCTGAACTTATGTCACCGCATCCCATTTCTAAATAAGCTGGGTGCAGTTATTGTGGCATACATAGTTGGTCTACTGGCTGGAGTTTTTTGGGTAGGGCCAACCGGGTTAGTGAACGTCGCTAGCACTGTTAGCTCTGTTACCGTGCCGCTGGCTTTACCACTATTGCTTTTTTCTGCACAGCTAGGACAATTAAAAGGGCTTGCATTCAAAGGTGCAGTCGCCTTAATCACCGGTATTGCTGCTGTATTAATTGCCGTGATTCTTGGTTTCTTTTTATTGCGTTCAGGAGGAATGCCAGACCTATGGAAAGTTGCTGGATTGCTGGTTGGTGTATATACCGGAGGAACGCCAAACCTTGCATCACTAAAGCTTATGCTCAACGTTGACCCCAATGTTTACATTCTTGCCCACTCCTATGATTTGGTTGTATCGGCTGTTTACCTTGCTTTTTTAATGACATTTGGGCAACGCATATTTCGACGGTTTCTTGTTCCATTTCAGGTTGGAGCCAATGGTCGAGAGACGGAGGATGCCATTGGAAGCGATCCTTATTGGGGAATTTTCCGGCGCGAGAATATCTACCCGCTACTTCGGGTGTTTGTAGTAGCATTGCTCATTTTGTCCGTGGGTGTTGGCATTTCGTTTCTTTTTCCCGATCGGCAGCAAGTAGTGGCGGTTATTTTAATCATTACAACGTTGGGGGTGTTGGGATCCTTTGTTCCTCGTTTGTCAACAACTCCTTATACCTTTGAGCTGGGCATGTATTTTATACTCGTTTTCAGCGTGGCAGTAGCATCCATGGCAAGCCTTTCTGCACTTAAGGGAATAACGCCTCACCTTTTTATATATATGACCTTGGTTGTCTTTGGGTCGCTACTGCTACATTTTCTTCTAGCCAAAATCTTTAAGGTTGATGCCGATACGCTCATGGTAGTTTCAACCGCCTTAGTCTGTTCTCCTCCTTTTGTACCCATGATGGCCACAGCCATTAATAATAAGCGGGTAATGTTAGTGGGGATTGTTGCCGGTCTGGTTGGCTACGCCGTTGGTAATTATCTTGGCTACTTCACCGCAATAACGCTTTCCTCGTTTTAGAAAGTTTTTTTAAAAGAGGAAGTTCAGGGCAATGTAGAGTCCTTGATCCCCATCCTTTTTGGATACTGCCTTGCCGTAATC contains:
- a CDS encoding DUF819 family protein; protein product: MNAFLLVLFYFIAPIIILNLCHRIPFLNKLGAVIVAYIVGLLAGVFWVGPTGLVNVASTVSSVTVPLALPLLLFSAQLGQLKGLAFKGAVALITGIAAVLIAVILGFFLLRSGGMPDLWKVAGLLVGVYTGGTPNLASLKLMLNVDPNVYILAHSYDLVVSAVYLAFLMTFGQRIFRRFLVPFQVGANGRETEDAIGSDPYWGIFRRENIYPLLRVFVVALLILSVGVGISFLFPDRQQVVAVILIITTLGVLGSFVPRLSTTPYTFELGMYFILVFSVAVASMASLSALKGITPHLFIYMTLVVFGSLLLHFLLAKIFKVDADTLMVVSTALVCSPPFVPMMATAINNKRVMLVGIVAGLVGYAVGNYLGYFTAITLSSF
- the uvrB gene encoding excinuclease ABC subunit UvrB gives rise to the protein MEFKIVSDFIPTGDQPEAIEQLVAGLQQGEKFQTLLGVTGSGKTFTVANVVAQVNRPMLVLSHNKTLAAQLYAEFKAFFPNNAVEYFVSYYDYYQPEAYLPVSDTYIEKDLSINEEIEKLRLSATSSLLSGRRDVIVVSSVSCLYGIGNPEDFHANTVEVVVGSSMGRNKFLRLLVDGLYSRNEVEFKRGTFRVKGDTVDVYLAYGDLAYRIIFWGDDIEAIQSFDPISGQTIGDFDKVLIYPANIFVTTKERMHKAIRQIQDDMVKQVEHLRSLDKPFEAKRLQQRVEYDLEMIKELGYCSGIENYSRYFDGRLPGTRPFCLLDYFPADFLMVIDESHVTLPQVRAMYGGDRSRKENLVEYGFRLPAALDNRPLKFDEFEAVVGQTIFVSATPADYELARCNGVVVEQVIRPTGLLDPVIEVRPSLNQIDNLVEEIHKVVGLNERVLVTTLTKRMAEELTKYLAKLDIRCAYIHSDVDTLDRVEIMENLRKGVFDVLVGVNLLREGLDLPEVSLVAILDADKEGFLRSARSLTQTAGRAARNINGKVIMYADKVTNSMQLTIDGTNKRREKQLDYNERMGITPQQIVKGIGTTFVGMKPSGLKGKAYVEPEKISVAADPVIAFMKPDQLQKTIEKVRINMEAAAKELNFIEAARFRDEMYDLQKLLSTRKDK
- a CDS encoding PAS domain S-box protein, translated to MVKDLTKNLLVALIYLLLALPIMFFGQVQGIASPIWPASGFAMFALMRYGYKILPGIFFGAVASSYGMAMSSEITPSILLSIFSIISGVGNVLEVFIVIQILGKGDYNSILTNTSRTFRFLGAALAGTLVSAILGTFYIPFTEHANVLNFSFELTTWWFGNFISIIIIVPILLTIKELISIRLSFTQRLELSGYLLTIVIVELILKNNLTSAAFYNSLIFISIPVMLWISSRYPKQLVFLGIFTFWLLSTYSGIKDAPPFNIASPILRFLAIQQFQLVLASTILIVTTTLDERKQAFKKLDEGYRSIELKIKERTSELENANQLLTQEFSIREAMEAQLTEKEEVLKQTQQLARIGSWDYIVDTNTIHWSEETYRILDLPSQKDITQIEDLRMVPGDYRISIFKSLLNQSLDHGKSIQELISLKTTSGRHKTVLLKFLPIQQNGVTVRVRGIIQDMTDLLEKERELRESEEKYRFLFSANIDSVVMFDLDKLEITEVNESFTDLYGYSKDEIIGKSYTILTAEEEKTALQIRHAIDEGFARESIRLHRKKNGETIYAETALSSFLVKGRKICYAISHDITQRVKAEQQLSDRENRFRSFFESNLVGFAEISISGEWLTFNNKLCEILGRDPIQLKGSTWMEITQEVDVETENKLVHKILTRQIENYSLEKQFIRPDGSLTNTRVWMSPIRTTRGNLRS